Below is a window of Pelagicoccus albus DNA.
AGCGTCTTCATCGCGTAGTCAGGGCTATCCAAATATCCGTCGAAGAAATGCTCGGCGTCGTAAATTACCTCACGCCCACTCTCCTTCAGGAAGCGGACACTGTCCTCGATCATAGCAAGGTTCTCCTCCGGAGCTACTCGAATAACCTCTGTAACATGGAGGAGCCATGTCTTACCAAAAATGGTTACGACTGGTGTGCACGCATCGATCAATGTCTTGAGTTGGGGATCTTCCTCCGCCGCAAGATTCGCCCGACGAGTCGAACCGAAAGCCGCCAGCTTAGCATGCTTGAGTTTAAGCTTTTTAGCCTCTTCGAAGAAGGCCATGTCACGAGGGTTGGATCCAGGCCATCCGCCTTCAATGTAGTCGATACCAAACTGATCGAACTTCTCCGTAATTCGGAGCTTATCCGTCACAGAAAAGGAGACGCCCTCGCCTTGGGTGCCGTCTCTCAACGTGGTATCGTACATGAATATTGTTGGCTTGCTCATAATAAAAATCGTTACGCGACACAGCTGTCAGGCCCGTCGTAGTTAAAGTTGATCCGTCCTGCAGGGCTTATTGTTTGGACCGAATGAATGCCTTGATCGACGCTTCGTCGGGATCCACGGAGAACTTCCGAATCTCTTTAGACTTGAGCGCTTCTAGGCTGGGATGAGTCGGTTCGACGCCGGTGCAATTTGCCACCACGTCGGGGAATTTCGCTGGATGAGCAGTCGAAAGCACCACCGCTGTTTCAAGTTTATCCAAATCCTTAAAACCACACGCAGTATGAGGATCAGCAGTGTAACCGTATTCGCGATACACTTCGGAAATGGTCTTGGCGATTTCCTCGTCGTCCATGCGAGTACTGGTCATGAACTCCGTGATCGCCATTCCACCAACCTGGAAACTTCCGTCTTTCTTGAAGCTTTCCATGATCTCACGAGTCATTTCGGCATTGCCGCCCAATGAGAAATACAAGAATCGCTCGAAATTAGAGGCCACTTGGATGTCCATCGACGGCGCGTGGCTGGGGAGTACTTCACCTAGCGAATAGTCTCCCGCATCAAAGAAGCGGTGCAAAATATCGTTCTGATTCGTGGCGACACGGAAGCCGTCCACAATCATCCCCATACGAGAAGCCATCCAGCCTGCCAATACGTTGCCGAAATTGCCGGTCGGAACTACAAAAGTCGCTCGCTCGCGTCGGTCAGCTGGCAACTTCAAGTAAGCGTAAATGTAATACACGCACTGGGCCAGTATGCGGGCTAGATTGATAGAGTTAACAGCGGAGAGATGAACTTCCTGACTAAACTCCTTGTCTCCAAAAACGTCTTTGAGAGCAGCTTGGGCATCGTCGAAACTTCCTTTGATGCAAAGCGGGAATACGTTTTCCTCCTCCAAGCAAGTCATCTGCCGCTCCTGCAAAGGCGAAACACGGCCATCTGGATACAAGATGAAAATGTTTACGCCCTTTTTGCCGAGCAACCCACTTATCGCAGCTGCACCGGTGTCTCCAGAGGTGGCTCCAAGCACATTGATGCTCTCGCCGCTCATGGCGACCTGACGTTCATACAGGCAACCTAGCAACTGCAGTGCAAAATCCTTGAAAGCTAAGGTAGGACCATGAAACAGCTCCTGCACATAGAGCTTATCACTCAGCTTAACCAACGGTGCGTGCTCTTTGTGGTCAAATCGGCTATAGGCCTTCTCTACCAAAGACTTCAGCTCATCCGCTGGAATATCGGTGGCGAAATGCTTGAAAAACTCGTAGCACAGTTCCGGATACGATAGTCCCTCCCAGGTAGGAATCTCCTGACTCAGGTCCGGCATTGATTCGGGCACGAACAAACCTTTGTCCGGGGCAAGCCCGATTTTGACCGCTTCCGAAAAAAGATGCGGCTTAGTCTGACCTCTGGTGCTTACGAATTTCACCGCTTTTTAAGCCTCCGCTTTATCCAAACCAAACGCGGTGTGAACGGCGCGAACCGCTTCTTCAGCGCCCTCTTCGTCAATAACGACGGAGATCTTGATTTCAGACGTACTGATAATCTGGATATTCGACTTAACGTCAGCCAGGGAAGCAAACAGCTTGCTCGCTACTCCTGAATGGCTCCGCATACCGATGCCTACTACGGAGAGCTTAACGACTTCACCAAAAACCGCGACCTCGCCGCCACCCAACTCGTTAAGCACTTTCTCGACCGCGTCGAGCGAGCGCTTCGAATCGTCACGAGTCACGGTAAAAGTCAGATTCGCTACGCCGTTGCGACCGATGTTCTGTACGATCATGTCCACACAGACGTTCGCTTTGCCAAGTGCTTCGAAAATCTGGGCGGCAGAACCAGGCTTATCTGGAATGTTGCTGACCATGATTTTGGCTTGGTTGCGATCGAGAGCGACGCCGCGTACGACGACATCTTCCATTGAGCTTACTTCCTGTTTCACGATTGTGCCTGGGATTGAGGTGTCAAAACTGGATCGTACTTCGAATACGACATTGAACTTGTTGGCAAATTCGACCGAACGGGCCTGCATCACCTTGGTACCGAGACTCGCCATCTCGAGCATTTCTTCATAGCTGATCTCCTGGATCTTGCTAGCCTTGGGAACGATACGCGGGTCAGCCGTGTAAACGCCATCCACATCGGTATAGATTTGGCAAAGGTCAGCATTCAGGCCGCTGGCAAGAGCGATGGCCGAAAGGTCAGAGCCTCCTCGTCCCAAAGTCGTTGTCGTTCCCTCATCGTTTACGCCTTGGAAGCCTGCCACGATCACGACGCTGCCCTTGCCCAAAGCGGCTTCGATCCGCTCGCAATTCATGCTGACGATGCGAGCTCTGGTATGGGCGAGGTCGGTTTTGATACCGGCCTGAGCTCCCGTCATCGAGATCGCCTCAATGCCGAGCGAATGAAGAGCCATGGCAGTCAACGCGATAGTCTCTTGCTCGCCAACAGCCAACAAAACATCCATCTCGCGCTCGTCTGGTTGCTCATTGATGGCCTTGGCCCGAGCGATTAGCTCGTTGGTCACACCCGATCGAGCGGATACCACGACAGCGACTTGGTGCCCTTTCTCGACATCCTCTCTGATGATGTTCGCTACATTCTTGATGCGGTCTACATCCCCTACAGAGGTCCCGCCAAATTTCTTTACTATCCGAGCCATTTCAGTGCGCTTCCAATAATTGAATACAGCTTAGCTTTCGAAGCTGCTGATGGGCATGGTGAATGGTTTGCCCTTCACGTTCGAGCTTTCCTCCAACGCTTTAACGGCGTCGAGAATCGCTTGTTCCGTTGTCATGTGAGTGGTCATGATCAAGGTCGCGTGGTCAGCGCTTTCGTCTACTTCCTTTTGCGTAACACTCGCTAGACTCACTTCGAATTTTGCCAACAAGGAAGCAACCTCGGCCATGACACCCGGCTTGTCCTCCACTTGCAGCCTGACGTAGTAGCGGGATTGTATTTCCTCAGGTTCCGCGAGTTCGATCAAATCACCTCCTTGCGGTGCCGGATCGACAAACTTAGACCCTCCTTGCACAAGCGATTTAGCTCCGTCCACGATATCAGCGATAACAGCGCTGGCTGTAGCGTCCCGACCGGCCCCTGGGCCAATGTAAACCGTTTCTCCAACTACATCGCCGATGATAGACACTGCGTTGAAAACACCATCAACACTTCCAAGTACATATTTCTTGGATACAAGCGTTGGCAGAATCGAGATGTAGAGTTTGCCGGAGGCATGAGCCACATCGATTACCGCCAGTAGCTTGATCGCGTAGCCGTTCTCCTTGGCGAAGGAAATGTCCGCCTGAGTGACCTCTGATATGCCCTGCACAAGTATGTCCTTGTACGGAACCCAGCGGCCGTAAGCGAGGTAAGCGAGCACCACTGCCTTGTGAGCCGTGTCGATACCATCCACATCGAGGGATTCGTCTGCCTCCGCATAACCCAACTTTTTGGCCTGAACGAGGATGTCCTGATAGGATGCTCCCTCTTTCGTCATCCGAGTGAGCATGTAATTGCAGGTACCGTTTAGGATCCCGTAGATGCTGCTGAAGCGATTGATCACCAAGCCATCCTTGATCGCTTTGATCACCGGAATTCCGCCGGCCACACTAGCTTCGAAAAGCAACTGGCCGTTTCCTTTTTTCGCAGCTGCGAAAAGAGCTTCACCATGATCGCAGATCAAAGCCTTATTGGCGGATACGACAACCTTGCCCGCTTCGAGAGCAGCCATGGTCACATCAAGAGCGAGCCCAGTGCCACCCATCAGTTCGCAAACGACATCGATTTCCGGATCGCGAGCGATCGAGAGCGGGTCGGTCGTCAGAGTAGATTCGTCGAAATCGTAATCGCGCTTCTTGCTCGTATCACGAACTGCGATACGAGTCACTTTAACCTTCGCGCCTAACTGGACGCCGAGATCCTTTTCTCTTTTCTGCAGGTGGTTAAATACCCCCTGCCCCACGACACCAAAGCCGCACAGTCCCACTGATATTACGCGGTCACTCATCTACTTCTTTGCAAATTTATTTTCTTCGCCCTTCAGAAGGCGAACGATGTTTTCCTTATGCCTCACCACCACAAGTAATCCGAGTGCGAGAGAGACCCAGGTAAGTGTCGCTGGAGAACCAACGACTAGATTAGTGATCGGCAGGCTGATCGCCAAACAGATGGATGCGAGCGATACATACCGGCTGGAATAAAAAACCGCCAACCACACCAAGACGCCTACCAGTGCAGCAATATACATTAGGGCTACGACTCCGCCGAGCATTGTCGCAACTCCCTTGCCTCCTCTGAATCTTGTGAAGAGAGAAAACGAATGTCCTAGGACCGCGAATACAAGTCCGATCAAACCATAGTGGAAAGACTCGCCTGCCAAAAGGATTGGCCAACCTGTCGCCACGAATCCCTTGATCGCATCGAGCAAGAAAACGATGTTGCCCGCCTTCTTGCCCACGCATCGCTTCACGTTGGTAGCGCCTGGGTTTTTGCTGCCGACACTGAAGATATCGACCCCATTCGCTTTCGCCACCAAATAGCCAAAAGGCAGGGAACCAATGAGGTACCCTGCTCCTGCGGCGCTGAGCGCGACTATTAAGTCGATAGACATTCGTCCTATTCGATAGATTCCTACAAGTGGACGATTTTCGCCTGCTTGATGGCTTCGATGGCTTTGATCTCAGCGATCGCTTGAGCACTTGGTTCACTATCCAAGCAAGCGATGTTCAAAGCGATACCGCCGACTTCGTTGCGGCTGAGGGACATAGCAGCGATGTTAACGCCATCCTTGCCAATGATGTTACCGATCTTGCCCACGATTCCAAGCTCGTCGCTGTTGGCGATAACCAGCATGCAACCGTGTGGCTCGACTTCGACTTCGCGACCGTTGATTGCCACGATGCGAGGAGTATTGCCCTTGCCGATCAAGGTACCTTCAGCAGACACCTTTTCGCCATTTACGCATTCGGCTTCGACCTTGATAAGCTCTACGTAGTCGGTCTCTTCCGAAGACTTGAGAACATCAACCGGCAGACCGAGACGCTCCATGATAACAAGCGCGTTAACGAAGTTAACGTTGCTGCTAACATCCTTCAGGAAGCCCTTCAAAATGCCACGAGTCAAAGAGTTGGCGTCGAGATCGACGACCTTGCCCGAATAAGTGATCTTAACCTTGGACACCTTTTCAAGAGCGAGTTGGTGTACCAGCGAACCGAGAGCCGAACAGAGCTCGAGGTAAGGGCCAACCGTCTTCAGAGTCGCTTCGTCGAGAGACGGCATGTTGATCGCGTTGCGGATTCCTCCACCACGCAAAACGCTGGTCACGCTTTCTGCGATTTCCAATCCCACGCTTTCCTGAGCCTCTTCAGTGGAAGCGCCCAAGTGCGGAGTGAGGTTAAGATTCTTTTGTGAACGGAATGGGTGATCTTCCGCAGGAGGCTCGCTAGTATACACGTCCAAACCGGCTGCCGCGACCTTGCCGCTTTCGAGGCCTTCGAGCAGAGCGTCTTCGTCGATGATTCCGCCGCGAGCGCAATTGAAGAGGCGGACACCGTCCTTCATTGTAGAGATCGCATCCTTGTTGATCATGCCGCGAGTCGCATCGGTGAGTGGCATGTGAACGGTGATGTAGTCGGATTCACGGAAAAGCTTATCGAGCTCGACTTGCTTAACGCCCATGGCTTCCGCCTTGGTCGCAGACAAATAAGGATCGTAGGCCAAAACCGTCATACCAAAAGCCTTGGCACGCTTGGCTACTTCAGCGCCGATACGGCCCATACCGCAAACGCCAAGCGTCTTTTTGAACAGTTCGCTGCCGCCGTAGATTTTACGGTCCCAACGACCTTCGCGCATCGACTGGGCCGCTTGAGCCACGGGACGTGCTCCGCAAAGCATGTGAGTAAAAGTAAGCTCCGCGGTGGCAATCGTGTTGCCGCCCGGAGTGTTCATCACGACCACTCCGTAGTCTGTAGCCGCTTCGGCATCGATGTTGTCGACCCCTACACCAGCACGACCGACAGCCTTCAGAGTCGGGGCAGCCGCTTCAAATACTTCCCGATTTACCTTGGAATCGCTGCGCACGATGATTGCGGCCGCGCCCTTAGCGAGCTCGAGGAATTTGGAATAGTCTTCTTTGAAGGTGCCGTAGGCTTCTACGACTTCAAATCCTTCCTGTTGCTTCAGGAAGTCGACTCCAATTGACGAGATTTTGTCTGCTACTAGGATTTTCATCGGAAAAAAAGAGTGCCCATCAAAAGTGATGCCTTTCAAAAAGCAAATATAGAATAGACTGCTTTTAGTCCCCCATTTCCGAGGGGAAGCGAGTCGTGAGAGCCTATCAGAGATTAGCCAAAAAGCTACGAATCGCGGCCCAATACTCGGAACTGGCTTTGACCACTAGATCGTTGTGCCCAACCCCATCTACCCAAACGGTCTTAACATCATGGCTGCCAAGAGCCTGCGAAAGCTCGAGCCCCTGCTCGAAGGGAACCACTCGATCCTCCCTGCCGTGGATCACTAATGCGGGAGCGCTTACCTCTGGAGCTTTGTCTTCGTTGACGAACTTGTCACCCGGCACCCAAGACAGCGGGAGATAAAGCTGGTAAATGCTCAAAAATGTGGACTCCAGGATCACGGCGAGAGGCTGAAACTCCGTAGCGAGCTGCACAGCGACGCCTCCTCCCAGCGATCTTCCATGCAAAATCAGCCAATTTCGGTCAACTCCCCACTCCTGAACCGCGTGCTCAATAACATCGCGAGCGTCCGAGTAGCAATTTTTCTCGCTGGGAGTTCCCTCCGACAGTCCATAGCCACGGTAATCGAAACTCAGAACATTTACCCCTTGCAGGGCGTAATTCTGCAAAATGAAAAGCGTTTGCCCGATATCCTCCCCATTCCCGTGCGTATAGAAAACCGTCTTGGTCGCCCCGGGAACCTTTTGCCAATAGACCGAAAGGACAATTCCGTCGTCGGCGACCACCTGCTGGATGAAATCATCATCAGCCTGATAGGTGGAAGGTCCAGGCACGAAGAGAAGCTGCTTCGTCACCATCTGGGCGAAGAGATAAAAGAAGAGCACGCACAAGGCGACGAGCACCAGAATGGTATTAAACCCGTTGCGTCTCTCCCGTTCGCGCATGCGCCGACGCTCCGATTAGATTAGCTCTCGCACCGCTTCTAGCAGTTGAGATCTCGGAATGTCCTGTTCGGAACGATCCGCTAGATTGCGAAGCTTCACGATCCCCTTCTCCAATTCCTCGGAACCGTAGATCAAAGCAAAGCGAGCTCCGGATGAGGTCGCGGCCTTGAATTGCTTGCCAAAGGCCTGGCCTTTAAGCTGGTACTCGACCGAATACCCCGCCTGCCGCAGCAAAGCGATATCAGCCAGGGCCACAGGCTTTTCCTCGTCGCCACCGATCACTGCGAAAAAGTCGACCGTATCTACAAACGTTGGCATCTTGCCGCGAGACTTGAGCAGCTCGCCCAGAACCACGTCGCCCATGCCGAATCCAACGGCTGGCATATCCGGACCGCCCATTTTCTTGACCAAGGCGTCATAGCGACCGCCTCCCGCCAAAGCGCGGAACTCGCCCTTCTTGTCGAAAGCCTCGAAGACGAAACCGGTGTAGTACGCCAACCCACGAACGATGCTGAGATCGATCTTGATGAAAGCTCCTAAGCCCATGGCCGACAGGCCTTCGAGCAGGACTTGCCAATCCGCAAGACGCTCGGACAACTGGGACTTGCCTTCCTCATCCGATTCCAAAGCGGCGAAACAATCGCGAATGCCTTCCACAGAATCGAGCTTCAGAAAAGCGTCCACCGAAGCTTTTAATTGATCCGCCTTGTCACCGGCGACTTCCGCCAGCTGGGCGATCAGCTTGTCCTCCGGCATGCGTTCCCATTTGTCCACCACACCGAGAATTCCCGCGATCGCTTCGCCTTCGTAACCGAGGGCCGCGAGGTAGAGCATCCAGAGATTTCGGTCGCTCAAGCGAACGTAGAAATCCTCTTCGTTCAGGCCAAATCCCAGCAAACTCTGGATCAGCAAAGCGATGAGCTCCACTTCCGCCGCCGGACCTGGCTCGCCGAGCAAATCCACATTGAGCTGAGTGAAACAACGCAAACGCCCCTTTTGTTGACGCTCGTAGCGAAAATTGTCGCCAATGCTGAACCATTTGATCGGTCGCTTCAGTCCATTGGCGCGGGCCGCTACCATACGGGCCAAGGTGGGCGTTAACTCTGGACGCAGGGAAACCTGGCGGCCTCCCTTGTCTTCGAAGCAAAAAAGCTGGCTCTCAATTTCCGGACCAGACTTCGCAGTAAAGAGCTCCAAGGACTCAAGTACCGGGCCATCAAATTCCTGAAACGCGAAACGACGGGCCACCTGCCTCCAAATCTGGAAGATGTGCTTCCGCTGAGCGTAATCCTCAGGGTAAAATTCACGAAAACCGGGCAATGTCTTAAATGTGGCCATCTCTCTAAAAATAAAACGCGGGACTATGCCCAAGCCCCCACTGCCAATGCAACACAAAGGTCAAGCAAGAGCAGCCGCGGTCCCGACAGCCCCCCTCCCCGCCAATCCATGTACTTTGGATATCGCCACAAAAAAACGCAAAAACTCCTGCAACGGATCCTGCCTTGTAAGACAGGTTTTCGTGGTGCAGATTTTTCGTGCCTTTTAGTGGCCAAAGAAAAAGGAAGCACATCTTCGTTCTTCTAGGGACAGGCTAATTATCAACCCAGCCCTACGGTCGCTCAGCCACCCCTACTTGGCCAAAGAAAAAGAGAAGAGAGGTCAGGTCGACTGCGTCGAATAACAGGTGCGGACTCTTTTCACGAATGCGGACACGCCGAGAGTCACATCGAGGCGGCTTCCAGCAGTTCCTTGGAAAAGGTGGGCCGGATGCGGAAGAAGCTCTTCTCGGGTCCGTTGGCGGAGTCGCTCCCCCGGAATTCCCAGTAGGCGTCCTCCTCCTCGAAGCGAATTTCGGGATCCTCTACCACATACCAGGTTTCTAAGTCATAGCTCATTTCTATCTGATAACCGACTTCTGAGCGGCGGCTGATGGGGACCTTCCAGCGGAGTATACCGCGGCCACCAGATATTTCTTCTATTTTCGTAGGAAGAGTGGCGAGCACCACGGAGTTGTAGAGGTTGAGGTGCCCCCAGCCATGGTACTTGTCCCAGCCAAGAGTGTCGTTCTCGTCGCCAAGCATGTCGTCGCAACCTGCGTAGAGGAAAAGTTTGAGGTCGCGGCGGGTGAAGTCGGGATTGATGGAAAGCAACATGGCGGCCGCAGCGGACACCTGAGCGGCGGCGAGCGAGGTGCCTCCCGAGTAAGTCCACCACTGGTTAACCTTGCCGTAAGTAGGGTACAGGGCGGGCACGAGGTCGCCGGGAGCGATGAGGTCGATATGGTCTCCGTAGCAGCTATAGTAGACCCGCTTGCGGTCCTTGCCGGAAGCACCCACCGCCACCGCCTCGTCTACTACTGCGGGCCACGACACGAAGTCGTCTCCATAGTTGCCCATCGACGTCACGAAGAGGCAATCCTGCCGGCCGGCCTCGCGAACCGCTTCTGCGAGGAGATCGTCTGGTCCACCACCAGCAGAATAATTGAGAATCCTAACCCCTCGTGCTAAAGCATATTCTATGGCGGCCTCTTCTGCCCCATAAGGGGCGAAGGTCATATGTTTCCATTTGAGGGGCATCACCTTGCAGCGCCACGTAACGGCTGCGAGCAGCAAGCGGTTGTTGGTAGCCGCCGCGATGGCGCTGGCCATTGCAGTTCCGTGTCCATATGGATCGTCGACGACTTCCTCCGGTATGCCAAGAATCTCGCTGTAGGCGAAGTTTTTCCCATCGACAAGTCCGCCGAGCAAGTCGGGATGTTCCAAATCCGCTCCCGTGTCGATCACTCCCACCACCACATCCGAGCTACCCTTTTGGAAGCGCCAGGCTCGTGGTGCTTCTATAGCGGGAAGGTTCCATTGAAGATCGTACAGCAGGTCGTCTGGGACGACGGGAGACGCGTCGAAGTTGCCGAAGAAGTTCTTGAACACTTCGTAGAAATCGACGACTGCGATTTCGGCGAGCGTTTCACGGAGCCGCTGCCGATGGTGGACGATGTGCTTGGATTGTGCCGGATCGAGATGAACGCTCAGAAGCGGCGACTCCTCGAAGGGTTGGCTGAACCGGTAGCCGAGCTGCGAAAGCCGCTCCTCCAAGGCAGACAGCTCGAAACCTCCAATGGGGCGCACCCCTATCTGGTCGGCGGCGTAGAATCGCGTGATCGGCCCCACGTTCTCGGAAGTCGTGAGCGCCATGATCGATTCGTAATGGCCGATGGCTCCGAGAAATACGGGCTGTCCAATCTGAGCGTCGGCTGCGTCCGACGGCAGGGGCTTCTCGATGGGCGGGACGCTGTCGGAGCCGAGACGCGCGTGCGGGAAGGCCAGCTGCAAGGCCTTTGCCCCGGTGGCGGCAAAGGCCGGATCGTTTTCTGTGGGATGATCCTTCGGTCTGGAATCCGAATCAAGGAAGTAGGCAAGAAGACAGAGCCCGCCGGCGGTTATCCAAATAATTGTCCGTTTTTTCACAGGTTTCTGCTGTGGAGTATGATGAAAACGAGCACCCGGCAATACTCCGGGCACTCGGCAAAGGGAAAAATAGTAAGCTATTGCCAGTTCAAAACGACCTCTGCCCATGCATAAGGGGCTCCTCCGTTTGCACTATATGCGTTATAAATTACTACGAGGGTATAGGTGCCAGAAGTTCCACCACTAAACGATTTACTCTGGAATCCTGACAATCCAGAACCAGATCCTGAAGAGACATTTTCATCGACACCGGGACCCCCTACAATCGCAGCTGCATACGCATATTCGGGTCCGGTTTGGGAAGTGTTAGCCTTCACAGTGCCACTCGCTGTCATACCAGCAGGAACCTCAACTTGTGTAGATTCGGAAAAGTAACCATTGGAGTGAACTTCGCCCGAAAGGGTTTCGCTGCCCGGTTCGGGTGCCGTACCAAAAGAAGCGTAAGCGGAATAGACAAGAGTCGAGCTGCCGTGGCCGACGGCTCGGATGCGGAAGAAGGAGGAGCCTCCGGAGATCGGGATCGAGTAACTTTCCTGTCTGACCGAAGACCAAACTGACGAAAAAAGTCGTGAGGCTAGGTCGACTACGCGTAATGGGGGTCTTCTTCTCGGTTTCGTTCCTCTTCCAAGATTGCGGGCACGCATCAGCATGCCCCCCCCGAGTCTTGAGCCTCAACGAACCCAGCCCCTCTCGCCAATCCACAAAAAAAAGACGCCTCGCGGTTGCGAAGGGCGTCTTTCGGAAAAGTCTATCTTTGCTTGGATCAATCGAGACCTTCGAGGTCGATATCCTTGATCTTCGCCTTGAGCACCTTGCCCGCCTTGAACTTGACGACAGCGCGAGTCGGAATGACTACGTCTGTCTCCGGGCGGTTCGGGTTGCGACCTACACGGGCCTTGCGCTTCTGAACTTCGAAAACGCCGAAGTTGCGCAACTCTACGTTTCGACCTTCGGCCAACGCATCCAGAATGATGTCCAGAGTCATCTGGACCGTATCCTGAATCTTGCTCTGAGGGATATCCTTCGTCTTTTCAAAAATTCGTAGGACAATATCGCGTTTTGTAAGGTTGTTGGACATGGCAGCAAAATGAGTTGGAAACTCGTTACATAGTTGAGGCTAAGCTACTTCCACAGTTTGGGTTGCGTCAACCTCAAAGCCATCAAATATCCGAATCCAATGAGTAAAGACGATCAGCCTAAAGATCCACTAGAAGAACTCCAAAAGAACCTGCAGGACCTATTCAAACAGGGAAAAGCCTTCATGCCCTTCGGCGGTCCTACCGGAGGACCCACCGGCGTTGCCAGCCCTGGTCCGGAATCCACGCCACCACCCGAAGAGGAGGACCAAGAGCGAATCGAAGCCCTCAAACGCATCGAAGCCTTCAACCTGAAGCCTCGCGAAATCCGAGACTACCTAGATCGCTACGTGATCCAACAGAATGAAGCCAAAAAGGTGATTTCCGTAGCGATTTGCGACCACTTCAACCACATCCGCCGCTGCCTCGAAAAGCCAGAAATCGCGGATCAGGATTACGCCAAGCAAAACATTATCCTACTCGGCCCTACCGGCGTCGGAAAAACCTACTTGATGCGAAACGTGGCCAAGCTGGTCGGTGTCCCCTTCGTAAAAGCCGACGCCACAAAATTCTCCGAAACTGGGTACATCGGGGGCGACGTCGAGGACTTGGTTCGCGATTTGGTCAAGGCGGCCAACGGCGATACCGAGCTTGCCCAATACGGAATCGTCTACA
It encodes the following:
- a CDS encoding HU family DNA-binding protein; this translates as MSNNLTKRDIVLRIFEKTKDIPQSKIQDTVQMTLDIILDALAEGRNVELRNFGVFEVQKRKARVGRNPNRPETDVVIPTRAVVKFKAGKVLKAKIKDIDLEGLD
- a CDS encoding S8 family serine peptidase, whose protein sequence is MKKRTIIWITAGGLCLLAYFLDSDSRPKDHPTENDPAFAATGAKALQLAFPHARLGSDSVPPIEKPLPSDAADAQIGQPVFLGAIGHYESIMALTTSENVGPITRFYAADQIGVRPIGGFELSALEERLSQLGYRFSQPFEESPLLSVHLDPAQSKHIVHHRQRLRETLAEIAVVDFYEVFKNFFGNFDASPVVPDDLLYDLQWNLPAIEAPRAWRFQKGSSDVVVGVIDTGADLEHPDLLGGLVDGKNFAYSEILGIPEEVVDDPYGHGTAMASAIAAATNNRLLLAAVTWRCKVMPLKWKHMTFAPYGAEEAAIEYALARGVRILNYSAGGGPDDLLAEAVREAGRQDCLFVTSMGNYGDDFVSWPAVVDEAVAVGASGKDRKRVYYSCYGDHIDLIAPGDLVPALYPTYGKVNQWWTYSGGTSLAAAQVSAAAAMLLSINPDFTRRDLKLFLYAGCDDMLGDENDTLGWDKYHGWGHLNLYNSVVLATLPTKIEEISGGRGILRWKVPISRRSEVGYQIEMSYDLETWYVVEDPEIRFEEEDAYWEFRGSDSANGPEKSFFRIRPTFSKELLEAASM